The genomic window agtacttaggtgtattatattttatatagtgagTCAGACGTTGATAATGAAGATGAGAAGTTTGAAGTTTCTCATCTACTTGAAGTGTATACTGATTACCTAATAGTTACCTATCatgaaatacattatactcgTAATTGCAGTTCTAATGTTCTGACAGAATGTGAGAATAGGCGTCAAAAACAGTACTACTTTTATGCAAACtattaatctaaatttgaatttaataattatattaatgaaaaataaattcaatgatgAACGACTTTTACAGATAATAGTGAgtttgaacataaaaatattttttataatcttatttaaataaatgaattaactcATCGtggttaaatcattttttttctagatacAAAATCTTCATAACTATATGATTTTGGTCATGTTATTACGcagcatatttaataatacatttttgaacagTTACTAGTTGCATAGGCGGATATTTGGTCACATCCGTGGGGGGCTTAACATTTTTGTCTTATTCATTAGCGTGAACAGACATTTTTAGTCTTTTCCACCTACTTACTAACTCTAGTGGCTACTCCTAATTTATTCTAGATGAGGTAtcatgtatataggtaatagaaacataaaaagtaaaatattgaatagctactgaattttagattctgaacgaagtgatgaatgtattgattttacaatgatatgtgtgtttttgttttttgtttttatgtctaTGTacagcataaaatatattgtcgcATAACTcatcgaaataatgcttcaattatAAACTTCGGGTTTGGTTTCTGatgcaaagtgaatatccttggtacattatagaggtcaaatgTAAGAATTTTTgagagtatttaaaattttttttttttttatatggttttaaCTCAAAACTAaccactgtaaatacttgaaatttttaccaaatgtttataatagcgttatatatatatacagttaaattttaaaattattagtcaaAATATCAtgacttttttgagctatttataataactgaaattttcgatttatctgattgtttttttttttttgaagtatcaataaaaaaatgtttggtaaccaaaaaaactttaaactttaatatcaGGTTTCTCATAAATCGGACTTATTATTGTTAGGAATTAGTTAGTAAATAAATCGtttgtcacaatttttttatagaggtttaaaaataaagatcaaattattacgaaatatgtcaaaatcgcgaaaatttacaagtaattttgtagttgaaaattcataaaatattttgtatttatatctaagattaaaaaattcaacattaagttttccataagttttccataagttttccttcaaatagttatagagaaaactctaagcgtcattataggaaaaatgatATGagtaattgaattttaaatttctacgaAATTTCGTatcgataacgatttatcttcaaacgattttaagtatttgttattattcaaaaactataagtcgtagatatttgaaaatttcaccaattatttaaattggcattttctttacacgattgaattttcaaaatatttcggttatttaaatgctatttataggcatttgaattatttgtttttgtttattttttattttttataaatatggataaaattttgttggttgagtaaaaatacttgaaattttaatacaaaatttctcATACGTTagtattattgtgatttaaaaattattagaatacatactcataatttttttttattagcttttgaagttcaaatattcacGAAAATGCATTAACATCATgaacatttacaaattatcttgcagttaaaatttataaaaatgttcgtataagtagctaagagttgaaaatttaatacgaaaTTCTCCATAAGTTtgggttataataattataaaagaacttgaaCGTTGaccaattaaaacaattttatccttagtttaaatttttacaaaatccgAAATTTActcgtaaaataacgatttattgttaaatagttttaaacttttgctatagttaaaaattactaatcttagaaacttgaaacataaaccaccATTTTCACcacccaatttaaaatataacatattttatgtattatatattaggctcacaaatcatctccgttcagaattgtttttcgtaggtatacaatgatacccatTGGctttatcattggattcaaatttaacactcctatactatataatagtgatccgttcagcacctaatgtacaacaGCAATGGGTACCCACTTGACCacgcttttttattttattttataaacctatTGCTTTGAGCAAATTAATAATCGTTTAGGTATCAATAGATTTAgatatttctttttcaatgTATAATGTTGATAAACAATGATAATCCGTGAATATTCCAGACCATTctcgtatatataaaaattgtaaaaaatattaatactagtcaaaatataatgattgtaaattcattaattgaaaaaaaaatgtaaattataaaccattttaaacTAGCTTAAGTTAAATCATAATTGATTTTTGCTATGCTACGAAGTTTATTTATACAGGACATACTTGCACATAAACCGAAGTACACCCAGTGATGTAACTAATTCGCTGTATGTCATATTTGCAGGTGTCGACACTCGACAAACACTGGTGATGGCCGACGGTTAGACTCagaaaagttttcaaaaacttttccACCTTCAAAATCAGACCGCCAATTGCACCAGTCCGTTAAATCAGTGATACCAGTATCACAAACAGCATCGGTACTAacgttacaaaatataatttacccgTTCATTTCTCACAGAGACGAAATGTCctgattataggtacttagaaCAACTTACACCAGCAGctagtattatgataatacgtgtatatactgtatataaacaataaattcggTTTATTGCGGTTTAAGCGCGTTTTATTGTTCACTGgctttgtaaataattatgttaactattttataagtgtcaaaaaatgtatttctgtGAACAATAAGTTTAGATGGTCAGATGTCAGagaaactttaataaaatataaacaggaGAAAAAAAGCGCTTTTTAACCGAGCAGTATGTGATTTAATGCTTTTCGTAAAATGGAACTTTTGCAGCAAGTACAATAACAGTGATGAAACCCGAATACCTACGACAAATCAGCTTCCGGAAAAAGAATTCAAGCTATCTCCGCGACTAGCTATCAgaatttatgtaggtaaatattactattatttattatcgaaCAATTAGGTGGCCAGTTTACATTTTGCGAACATCATACAGATGAGCTGTAACATGTCATTTTGTAagactatacatatttatgggTTTTACCCTGTATATGCAAGGAATAgggataaataataagaaattcaattttttacaaatataatttatatttaaataatatgatttacctagtataatataatacttggagaaataaataaagtatgtttaataatttaataataaataagtattatgtagGCAGCGTCATGTTGACGTCAAAttgctataatataggtattataatataatattatttaaaatgttcgactatcataacaaaattatattattaaaataatcgtcGTCAAATCGCCGATGATCTTCGTCGaccgttattattgttaataacttattatgattattaggtatatccgCCAACCAAATTATAAGCGTCGGCTATACgactcattatattataatttataaccatgAAGTTCGGATGACGtagaatagaatatttattttattttcctattggtagtttttatttataaattttaaatttaggattatttggttatttaatttgtcggaaaaaaattcaaaaataaaaatatttcattctaCCACGGTCACTGGTTCTAGTTCAGAAATTTGGcggatttattatttgtatattctaAAAACGTGTATGTTGtacgttaattaattatatagttatagttttagGAATTTATAGtacttttaaacaaaatttctttttatagcTAAAACGTAATCCGAACtccagttataataatatacatcttcGCTTCGGTCCTGTCTAAATTTTGATTGTCTCGATGTCGGAACCATCGCTGCCATCGTCAGTCTCCTCCCAGATCGGCCGTTCCAACTTGCCAGCGGCGTAAACTATTCCGTTGGCTACGTTGTAAAGCGCATAGGCGAACGGTCGGTCCACGACCACCGACTCCTTGATGACCCTTTGCGACGTAAACGCGGAACCTGAAACGTTTGGTAAACCGTTAACGATGACACGACGGCGGTCGTTCCGGTGTAGACGGTTCGGGTCCGCATTTTTATCGTGGTAAGACATACTAGTCAGCGAATAAGAAGAAGAGCCTTCGACGCACACGCGGATTCCGGCCTGCTGGACCACGTCGTCCAAGTACAACTTGTCCGATGATAGTTTTGACAGGTCCGCCGATTCGGTGAATACGGTATTCGTTTGAGTTCCCTGCAGATAAGAAAACAgaaagatgaaaaaaattgatcaggtataatattataaattattaataacaataatacttaaataataaaatggtccaaaaataacaataccaTAATAGGTAGTTAACATTATGATAGctaatttataggtacctgtTGCAAAACCGTTTTCAGATGGGTAATGTTACTGCTTTGGAAACATGGCATAGTCACAAAACCGGGTTTCATCGTCATCGCTTTCGTTAGTTGTTCGATACCGTGTTCTGGATTTAGTTTTTTCAGTACTTCGTTCAGTGATACATCTTTGTTTTTTGGTAAAAGCACTAACAAGGCATAGTCAGTGTTCTAAAACACACgtgaaaatgattattattgagacGTGCAGtctagtatacataataataataataatatgtacttatgcTATAGTATAGAGATAGAGTAAAGAcacttacaaataatatattaatataaggagaaaaataaaataaactaaatatgcAGTTTTGTACTCAATATTTGGTCGTTTTTTTGCTTATTTCAGTGGGTACAATGAGTGTATAGTGCATATTATTGTTGGGCACTAAATACATTATGgatttacattaatacattatatactgcAGCTCTGATGAATTAAATTGGTTCACAGAGGCTATTTTATCCATATAAATTTGTTCGTTTATGGAAGtagtatagaaatattagatTGTCTGTCACTTTTACTCACTTCATTGTATCTGTaccaaaaaagtataaaactttGTCGTATTTTGTGTAATCAAAATAGCATTATGACTAGTAATAAGAGGACGCTACAcagtaatgtattatttttgtcttaaaaagtataactaCTAAATTTGCGTCAAAGACAaccaatattttgatttgttagttttaatattggaGTGAACAAACTTATAACTAAACTTGaaggtaagaacattatctaaatttttacataCGTATTTTTACggtaatttaatttccaaGAGAGTTatgattatgtaaaattaataattttaaaatgtttattgtatactcgcttgaaatataaaatatcataaaaaaacctatgcatgtattattatttattatacataatgtttcTTACTTTCAGGTTTTATCGTAGGCTaattcactttaatattaaatcaaataacataaaatcggTTTTACTGAAAGcaaaaatttgttatgttgCACGTTTGTAAGATGGAGACAACACATTACTCTGTGTAGCGTCTTCTAAGCACAACATTTCTTCCTCTATTCCATCCTATATTGCACTCATTCTATATTACTGGATCCTTCGTAATTTTTCCAGTTTTtgtaatcttaattttaaaccaaacCAAAACGTTGATTAACactgatttaaatttagtaataaaattaatacaagattcaaaaaaactaaaaaacaattgatgctaaagaatttacattattggtatcagaatgaataaataaataaattactgaaaattgaaaacacttttaatttaaaatattggttctattttctaaaatatttaattaagggTACctcggttaggttaggttacgtACCTTGTAGGGCAATTTAAACGCTGTACAATCAAGTGAAGGTATCTGACCGATGGCGAAATTTCCGGCTGCACCGAACGCTTTGACCACGTTGCCGTTCCAAGATAATGATGTTTTGTGCCACGTGCTCGTCGGCCAATTCATTTCCAATGATAAACCGTTGAAGATCAACAAGGCGTGCTCTTTAAAATCTACAATATACAGGTTTATGGTAAATACATTAAgtggttaatatatatttattgaaatccgtcaaatagtatttaaaaatagtttcttGGGTTGACAAATTAGTAGATTGCGTTTGTTTGGTTAGTGTTATCattcgtttgaaaaaaattaatatagttatacatttttcggGAGGTGGTGTATAGATGATTATACATcgaaaatggtaaaatatatatcattttttacaaaaaattgttgtttatgtaacaatttaaatttatgaaaaaaatatttttaaaaaacgttgataattttataataatgaatatttttaataaaaaaaataacctatttTATAGACactgagtataatatagaaacttCAATTTTGTTTCGGAAtctagtaatttaatttttatttgaggagaaaatttgttttggagaaaaaaacgatttatgcGGGAGTATTAAATTTctctaatgaaattataaattatcgagGACGTTTCACCTGCAGCTTGTTACCGTgaccataaaattaaaataccgttTGTCATGAATATATCCATATATCGATACTTCTACTATTTGCTTTCAGAATTGTTGACAATTTGTTTAAACCGGTTggttaatataggtaatataaattatcattgtataaaattatttagtaaataagtgGAAACgtgaaaaaatgaattcacTTTGATATTAGCATAATGAACAATTTAGCATGctcgtatacattttatgcatGATGGTGcagtatatactcgtattatacgGTTATAATAGTAGCTATGAAACATTGAGTAGAAATCGGT from Aphis gossypii isolate Hap1 chromosome 1, ASM2018417v2, whole genome shotgun sequence includes these protein-coding regions:
- the LOC114123931 gene encoding antichymotrypsin-2-like, translated to MKSVVRVSLATVFGLCVLAITVSGQLLPENPISKSTEILSDILLKATTEDQSNYVVSPFASSVILALAAEGADTETKSQLVATMGGELPDKSSYKEVLTTIKGYSLDGFAQNKVVLKNFLYVYKNYSVHESFAQLARDYYLTDVRSVERPDLATKRDATNNISLDDDNTSDFKEHALLIFNGLSLEMNWPTSTWHKTSLSWNGNVVKAFGAAGNFAIGQIPSLDCTAFKLPYKNTDYALLVLLPKNKDVSLNEVLKKLNPEHGIEQLTKAMTMKPGFVTMPCFQSSNITHLKTVLQQGTQTNTVFTESADLSKLSSDKLYLDDVVQQAGIRVCVEGSSSYSLTSSAFTSQRVIKESVVVDRPFAYALYNVANGIVYAAGKLERPIWEETDDGSDGSDIETIKI